The Oscillatoria acuminata PCC 6304 genomic interval GGGATATTTAGGGGTTCTCCAGTTTTCCCAACCGTCCCAGCATAGCCGACCCCCATAGGAATTCGGATTTCCTTTAACTCCCCTCTCGGACCGATCGGGATCTTAGTCCATAGGTCATTTTTATCCCGGTCGATCAACCATAAGGTGCTGCGATCGGCGTTCATCAGTTGCTTCGCCTCATCCATCACCTTTTTCAAGGTTTCTTCCAAGTCGAGACTACTCTTACTCAACGATTGAGTCGCTGACATGAGTGCGGCGGCGGCGCGTTGCCGCTGAGTTGCTTTATAGAAAGATTTCGAGGATTCCAGAATCAGGCGAATTGAGGGGGCAAACTCTTCAAATACCCGCTCATCTTCTTCCGTAAAGCCCTTTGCATTAATCCGTTCGGACAATTCCGCGTCCGCATCATGGATTTTTTTTAACTTATTGAGTAACTGAACCACCGCGACTAAAGCCCCTTGTTCGTTTAACAGGGGTAAACAGAGCATCGTGTAGGTGCGGTAGCCTGTTTTCTTAAACTGTTCCTTCGCTGCACCGGAACGGGAATCGTCAAAGAAATCAAAGGGGATATTAACGACTTTCTTAAACGTAGCGACTTCCCCAGCAATTCCCTTATCCGCTGGAATCCTAATCTCTAAAGGCTTACCCCCTGCACCTTTGGCTATGATGGACCACAGTTCGTTCTTTTCTTCATCTAATAAAAATATCGTAGTGCGGTCCGCGCCGAGGAGTTCCCCAGTTTTTAGGGTGATGGAACGCAACATTTCATCGAGAATCGAGTCAAACCCTTGGGCATCGAGGAGGCTGTCGAGCATCGACAGGGTTTGATTGACGACTTCGAGCTTCCCTTCCACATCTTTGACAACTTGGGTGAAGCTGTCTTTGTTGAGAGGGGCGAGAAAGCTGGTGAAGGTCCCCTTGGACTGAACTAAAGACCCCCCACCGCTACTGTTACTCGGAGGGCTAGATTCGGGTTCGCTCACCGATGCCGATGTGGACCGTTGATGATCGGGCTTGCCGCCGTCAACGATTTGAGGGGTCACATCAATCACGGCACCAGCACTACTATTGTTATGGTCCCAAGCCTTTGGATTTGGAGATGCAGCTGTCATAAGATCTATAACTCTTTACTTCAGACCAGGAGTCAGCGAATTTCTTGGATTATGTAAGTGTCCTGCCGAGAACGCTGGATGGATTTGTTGCACAAAGCCTAGCAGATCCGGTAACTATCTCTTTAAGTTTACTCTGTCCATAAATAATTAGACATTTTGGAATTCATTCTCGATCGCTTCATTTCAGCCCTCCTTGGGCGGTTTTTTGGGGTCCTCTGGGATGTCCGCATTGAGTTTGGACTCCGAGTCAGAGGGAGAACGCTAAGGAGATTCTGACACTACCTGCTGAAATTCAATGTGACCCTTTCTACTGTTTCCACTTTTTTTCAAAAATTTTTGATAAATGTTCAATGGATGATTAGGGTTGTATCAGGTTTGATGGCAGCTTAACCGATGGGATTGAACAATCAGGCGATTTGGGAAAGCGCCTCGTTGTTGTAGCATTTTGACGAGCAATGGTGATCCGGTGCAAAAGCGTTACTCGGTCTAACGGTCAGCCCGTCATAACGTTTGAAATTCGCTTTTCTAGTTGTAACATTTTTTGGAAAATTGGGAACCCGGATTTTGAACTTTACATGGCGCTATGCATCACCGCGATCGCTCCTAGCGCCAAGGGATTACAGACTGTTATCCTATCCGGTTCCGTCTCCTGTGTTTCTAGCGGTCCAATTTGGGCAGAAAATCCAGGGAGTGTTTAAGAACTGCGGGTTTGAATTTGTCGAACGGAGGCGGCTTGGTTGAGCAAGGATTGGGCCCAGGCGATCGCCTCGGATGCGCCTTGTCCCCCAGCTAGTTGCGCCAGTTCTTCTCGTCGTTGCTCACTAGAAAGGGCTGTCACTCGGACCACGGTGCGTTCTTCTGGTGCAAGGGGTGCAGGGGGGGTGGACCCGTTGCCGGGGGATTGGGCGGATTTAAGGGCAGGATCGGTTGCCTCGGGGGTTTCTTCAGAACTGCCAATGACTTGTTTATTCACTCGAAAATGAAAGTCTGCCATTGCTGCAACAATCGGTTGATGGGTGACAAATAACACCTGTTGACCCTGGGAGAGTTGGTGGAGTTTTTGGGCGATCGCCCCGGCAACTCGTCCGGAAACTCCCGCATCAATTTCATCAAAAACCAGGGTAGCGGCATTATCTACCTGCACGAAACAGGATTGCAGGGCCAGCAAAAATCGACTCATTTCCCCCCCAGAGGCGATTTCGGCCACAGGTTGCAACGGTTCCCCGGGATTGGGACTAAACAGGAAAATAATCCGATCGCTGCCGGTACTGGTGGGCGTTACGGCTTCAATCTGCACCTGAAACTGGACATTATCCATCGCCAGGGGTTTGAGTTCCTCGATGAGGCGTTGTTCTAACCGCAAGGCAGCAGTCCGTCGTAGATGGGTTAATTCTTCACAGGTTTGGATGAGTTCGGCTTGGCGGGCTTGATAGAGGCGTTCTAGGACCTCCACGGCGCGATCGGCTTGGGTGAGTTCCTCCAGTTCTGCCTCAATGCGATGGAAGTAGGCGATCGCCGCACTCAGGTTCGGTCCGTACTTGCGGCAAATTTGCTTAAGTTGAGCCATCCGTTGTTCCACCTCCGCCAAGCGGTCGGGATCAGCTTCTAAACTGGAACTGTAGCTACTCATCTGCCGTCCCGCCTCGATCGCCAAAGCTAAGGCATCATTGACCATATCTAGGACCCCTTGCAGTTCCAAGTCATAAGCCACCATATCCTGTAGGGTTTGTTCCACTTCTCCCAACAGGTCCGCCGCCGCCAAAGACCCATCATTTTGTTGATAAAGGGCTTGATAGACGCGATCGCTCTGTTCCTGGAGTTCCACCACATGGGACAGGCGCTGCCGTTCCTGTTCCAGTTGCTCTAACTCGTCCGCTTCGTTGAGATTCGCTTCCGAGAGTTCTTTGACTTGATAATCCAGTAAATCAATCCGTTGTAAGCGCTGTTGTTCCGATTGCCGACTATCTTCTAACGCTTGTCGGGCGGCATTGGCTTCCCCATAGCGAGTTACCACCCCTTGGCGGACTGCCAGGACCTCGGGACCGGCAAAGGCATCTAGCCAATCCCGCTGACGTGCCGGTTGTCCCAGTTGAACCGTTTGCCCTTGGGCGGTGATTTCCACCAGGCGATCGCGCAGTTGTTCCATGAGTTGCCGATTCACCAGCACCCCATTTAACCGCGATCGGCTCCGCATGGCCCCTCCTTTCCCGAACACCAGTTCCCGACTGACGACAAGGAGAGTGCCATCTAACAGTTCAATTTCTTGCTCTCGGACATAAGCCGCTACTGGGGGTTCCAGTTCAAAGGTGGCTTCAATCAGCGATCGCCCGGTTCCCGTGCGGATAGCCCTTCCCGTACATTTGCCCCCCAACACGGCATCCAGGGCGTCCAGAATAATCGATTTTCCCGCCCCCGTTTCCCCGGTGAGGACATTGAGACCCTTACCAAAGTCCAGATCTAAGCAGTCAATTAAGGCAAAATTTTCTATCCGCAGGGACAGCAACATAGCAATTCTTATCCTTGTGGAACTCTACAGGGGAAAAGCCCCGCCTTCTTGCAGAAGGTCGGCGCTCCGATCAATTTCCAGGGTGTTGAGTACAATAGAAATGTCCTTTGATTGTTTGCTTGATGACAATCTTACCGCGAAAAATATTTAATACTGATGATAGAGGCTCAGTGCGAGAGCTTTTGGTTAGATTGATTTCACGGCGATACTTTAAAAAAAATCAATAGTTTTCTTTATGGAATCTGGTAGTCCTTCTGCCCGGTCTTCTGAACCCTTTCCCCAAAAGACTTTATCCAATTTATTGGGTGGGGCGATCGCCTTACTCACTCTCTTGTTGCCCCTGGTGGCGATCGCGACTTTTTCCGCGAATCGTCTCCCGAACCTGCCGTCCCCCCCATCCTATCCCCTCAGCGGGGTGAGGAGGTGACCCCAGCGCCTTGATATTCCCGGGACCGGCTTTCCCCACAAACCCTAGCCCTGTCAAGGTGTGTAGATTGTAGGGGCGTATTGCATACGCCCTCTTTTGGGCGTATGCAATACGCCCCTACAAGAAACCCTGATTTTTCGTCATCAAATTTACCTCTTGTAGGGGCGCGAGAGTGATCGCCTGTCCAAGAAATAAGGATTTGGGGTCATTAAATTGATCACCTTGACAGGGCTACCCCACAAACCCCCACCCTGTTCACGCAGCAAACCGATGGTTTGTGGGTTCAAGGTTTCTGGTACGATGGCTGACGGACTGTTCTGCGGTGAAACAGCCCGATCGCCCATCTGAGCGACGGCGTTGAGCACCCTAGGCTGACCCCAATTCAACCCTGCTGAATCGGCAAGATTCGGGTAGGTAAAAACGACCCTCGCCATCCAAGGAGTTATTGTGGACTTAACGAAGATTCCAGCCCAACCGAAACCTGGTCTGATTAATGTCTTAATTGAAATCGCAGGCGGAAGCAAGAATAAGTACGAATTTGATAAAGACTTAGAAGCCTTTGCCCTCGATCGCGTCCTCTATGCCTCGGTGCAGTATCCCTTCGATTATGGCTTCATCCCCAATACCCTGGCTGAGGATGGAGACCCCCTCGATGGCATGGTAATTATGGATGAACCCACCTTTCCCGGTTGTGTGATTGCCGCCCGTCCCGTCGGGTTTTTAGAAATGATTGACGGCGGGGACCCGGATGAAAAAATTCTCTGCGTTCCGGACAAAGACCCCCGCTATGCTCATGTCAAATCCCTCAAAGATATCGCCCCTCACCGCTTAGAGGAAATTGCTGAATTTTTCAGAACCTACAAAAATCTGGAAAAGAAGAAAACCGAAATTCTCGGTTGGCATGATGTGGAAAAGGTGATGCCTCTGGTTGAGAAGTGCATTAAAGCCGGTCAACAAGTCGGAAGAAACTAGAAGGGAAAAGAATTTCTAATGTTTCACCTGATTAAGAAATAAACCCATCTCCGATTCCCTCCCCTCTGGTCCCCTCCCCGGTGCGTTGGGGAGGGCTATCGGATATAACCGACTGGAAAACAGGCTGAGTAAGGTTTACAGCATTTTCAGGCAAGAAACTAGCCGGGTCAGTAGGTTAGGGTGGGGACCCTTCCCAAGCCGATGGCGTTGGTAACAGGGGAAGTTAGAATTTTATCTTGTGGATCAAATTGAGCGCTCAGTTGATTCCCTCAGAGATCGCTCAGGGAATCAACCAACTCCCGTTACACTGTGTTCAATGGTGCTAATAACTTCAAGGCAATTATCCACATCCATTCAGTCAGACCCCCTGCAATCCATCGCGATCGCCAAGCCAGCCCGAAGTTTCTGGGTTTTCCGGTCCGAATGTTCTAACATTGAGGCAGAAATCTGCTAACCTCCTTAAGAAACAACTCCGCATCATGCAGCGAACTCTTCTATTAGCGAAAATCCATAACTGCACTCTCACCGATGCTAATTTGAATTATGTGGGAAGCATTAGTATTGATAAAAAGTTAATGGAGGCAGCAGGTATCTTGCCTTACGAGCAGGTGCAGGTTGTCAACAAATCCAACGGAGAACGGTTAATCACCTATGCGATTGAGGCCCCTGGGGAGTCCGGGGCGATCGAACTCAATGGGGCCGCAGCACGTCTGGGAGCACCGGGCGATCGCCTGATTATTATGACCTATGGACAATTCACCCCGGAAGAAGTTACAACATATTCGCCTCGGGTTGTTCTGGTTGATGAGCAAAACCGTCTGTTGGAAGTCCGACGGTATGAAGAATTGCATACCTTTAGCCTCGTTTAGGCGGAATTACCCCAAAACCCCGCCTGTCCTTATTACCCGAAGTACCTAGCCCACCGCCTTGCGATCGGATAGTCTCTATGGAAACCAGCCTGGACTCTGCGTTTTTTATCTACTTCTGGGGAGTGCGCGGCAGCGTTGCCACACCCGGAAAAGAAACCGTTCACTACGGTGGCAATACCTCCTGTGTGGAAATGCGCGTCGGTGGTAAACGCCTGATTTTCGATGGCGGGACCGGCTTGCGACTCCTCGGCACCAGTTTAATGCCTCAGATGCCCGTCGAGGCGCATCTGTTTTTTTCCCACTCCCACTGGGATCACATTCAAGGCTTCCCCTTCTTTGTCCCTGCCTTTATCCCCGGCAATCTCTTTCATGTTTACGGTGCCGTTGCTCCCAATGGTGCAACCATGAAACAGCGCCTCTCGGACCAAATGCTGCATCCCAACTTTCCCATTCCGCTTCAGGGTATGAGGTCTGAGTTGAAATTCTACGACTTACACCCCGGGGATGTAGTCACCATTGATGATATCACCATTGAAACTGCCCATCTGAATCATCCCAGTGAAGCCCTTGGCTATCGCGTCACCTGGCAAGGACATACCGCTGTTTACTGTACCGATACCGAACATTATCCCGATCGCCTCGATGAAAATGTTCTCTCTCTCGCCCGGAATGCCGATATTTTCATCTACGACGCCACCTACACCGATGAAGAATACTATCACCCCGTCACCCCCAAAATAGGCTGGGGCCACTCCACCTGGAAAGAAGGCATCAAAATCGCCAAAGCTGCTGGAGTCAAGCATTTAGTCATTTTTCATCACGACCCCTCTCATGATGATGAGTTTCTAGCTGATGTAGAATCTCAAATCCAAGCCGAATTCCCCGATGCCTTCCTAGCCAGAGAAGGCATGAAGTTAAATCTAATCTAAAGTCACCAGTCCATCACAATTCCCAAAAACTCATGTTCGTAGTAACGCCTTCAGGCGTTACCTTCCTCGTGACTTAGCTCTGCCGAGTCACGAGCAAAACATCCTCCCCATCTCCTCGATCTCCCCAATCTCCCACCCAGGGGAGTAAGATGAGAGGAATAATTTTCTATCAGAATTTAACCGCTCTTAAGCCTTGCACTGTAACCTTCTGGATCAGTGTCGGGAGGAATAGCGAGGGAGTCGATGGGGGTTAATGCCCCGGAGACAGCCTTCCTCTTAATATATTGCTCTCAACACATCGGGCTGATTTCGCTCTACTACGAGTTCGCAATACCTGTCTCAATGCTCTTTTTCAACTACAATCAATGACATGAAACTAGCCTACCAGTACAAGCTATTACCGGCTTACCAGCAGCGATGCCGCATGGACAAGTGGCTCGATATGTTGCGTTGCCAGTACAACTATTTGCTGGCAGCGCGCTTCGATTGGTGGGAGATGAACCGCTGCCCGGTGAATGCTTGTCCATTGGTATGTAGCATTGCTGAACCCAGAAAGCAGCCGGAATACTACGGGCAAAAGCGGTCTTTGGTGTCGCTAAAACAAGAGCGTTCATGGTATGCCGACATTCATGCCGATGTCCTGCAAGACATGGTGAAACGGGTGGACCTTGCCTTCGTTCGATTGATTAAGGGAGATAAGAACGGTAAGCGTAGCGGCAAGCCTAGATTCAAGGGAAAGAATCGCTACCGCACCTTTGCTTACCAGCGAGTCAAGCCCGACTGCATACAAGGCAACGGTGTCATGTTGCCTAAGTTAGGTGAAATGAAGTTCATCCAGCATCGTTCTATACCCGATGGCTTCACGATTAAGCGGGCATTGGTCACCAAAAAGGCCGATGGCTGGTATGTCACGCTGACCCTTGAAGATCAGGCCGTCCCAGAGCTGCCGATTAACGAAATACAGCCGACCGAAGCCAACAGCATTGGCGTGGATGCTGGACTGGAATACTTTATCGCCTGCTCAGATGGAGAAACCAAACAGCCACCTAAGTTTTATCGGCAAGCTGAAGAAAAACTGGGTAAGCTCCAAGCAAAACGGGATGCCAGGGCGAAGGGTTCTAAACCTCGCCGCCGACTGAATGAGCGCATCGCCAAACTGCATCAACGCATCGCTAGGCAGCGCCAGCAGTGGCACTTTGAAACCGCTCAAGAGCTAATTGACAAGGCCGAGGTCATTTTTATTGAAGAGTTGAAAGTTTCTAACATGGTTCGACGCAATAAACCGAAACAGGGAGATGATGGGACGTTTCTCCCCAACGGACAGTCCGCTAAATCGGGCCTGAACAAAAGTTTTGCGGATGCTGGAATAGCGGGATTCCTTAACGACATCCTTCCGTACAAAGCTGCGAAAGCTGGGCGGTTGGTCGTGAAGGTTAATCCGGCTGGCACTTCCCAGCATTGTGCAATGTGCCTCAACCGAGTACCGAAGGAGTTGTCTGACCGCTGGCACGAATGCCCCTATTGTGGGGCATCCATGCCGCGAGACGTAAACTCCGGGATGCTCATCAAAAAAGTGGGGTTGGGCGTTCGCCTCACTATAAAACGCGAATCCCTCAATGGGAGGAGAAGCCCGCACCGTAACGCCTAAGCGTTCGGTGTCGGGAGTACGTCACAAAACATCTATCCTTTAAAAACTATATGGCTGCTAATAATGCCCACATCAAACGGTTACTCGAAACCAAGCAGTGTCAGGGAGGCATCCTCAATGAGGCAAACCTGGGTCGTTTTAATCTCAATAAAGCAGATTTAAGCGGTGCTAAATTACTGTTTGCCAATCTCAATCAAACAAATCTCAGTCATGCTAACTTGAGCGGGGCTGATTTGAGTTTTGCCAACTTAGTCGATGCCAACCTCGCCCATTCGGATCTGAGTGGGTTGGATGGCAAGGGGATGAACCTGTTTGAGGCGAAGCTGAATCATGCCAATCTCAGTGGGGCCGATTTGACCTTTGCTAATTGCGTGAATGCGAATTTCACTGATGCAAATCTCAGTGGTGTGGATTTCAAAGGCGCGAATCTGATTGGGGCCGTCCTCAATCATGCCAACCTCAGTGGGGTGCAATGTGCGGGGGCGAATCTGGGGAATGCACAATTGGTAGAGGCAAATTTGACCAATGGGGATTTGAGTGATACCCGGTTGGTGGATGCGGACTTGCGAGATGCCAATCTCAATGGGGCGGACCTCAGAAATGCCAATTTGTTTAATGCCAATCTCAGTGGGGCGAATCTCACAGGAGCGAACCTGGGGGGCGCAAATTTGGCTCATGCCAAGCTGGATGGGGCGATCGGACTCTATGGCAGTGGCATGGGAATGTCCGGCGATCGCCATTCCGGGATGCATCAAGCGGGAATGGCTTATATTCCGTTGGGGCAGCACCCCGGGGCTTATCCTGGAGGCGGTAGCGGTTTGGCCCTTCCCCGTCCGGGGATGCAGTAACGGGCGATCGGCTCAGTTCTGGGGGTAGTTTGTGAGTATTTTTCTCACAAACTACCCTTTATTTTTTAAAAACCCAAAATGTGTTATATATAGGTTTATTAATTCTATAAATTCAGGAGAAAACCATTGCAACGGGGTTCATTAACAATTGTGGGAACCGGCATTCAACTGGGAGGTCATCTCACTTTGGCCGCTCAAGCCTGGATTAAACAGGCGGATAAGTTGTTGTTTGCCGTGGCTGATCCAGTGACGGCAAAATGGTTACAAAGCCTGAATCCCACGGCTGAAGCATTACCCTATAACACCGACTGCGATCGCCGCCGACAAACCTACGGGAAAATGGTCGATCGCATGATGGAGGCTGTACGGGCAGGGGGGAACATCTGTGCCGTATTTTACGGCCATCCGGGGGTATTTGCCGACCCGGCACATGGGGCGATCGCCCAGGCAAGGCGAGAAGGCTATACCGCCTTAATGTTGCCGGGAATTTCCGCAGAAGATTGCTTATTTGCCGATATTGGCATCGACCCGGGAAAAGGCGGCTGTCAGAGTTTTGAAGCGACAGACTTTCTAATCCGACGGCGCAAGTTTGACCCTAATTCTCACTTAATTTTATGGCAAGTTGCTTTAATAGGTAATCTGGGATTTTATCAAGAAGGGTCTGAGCAACGGGGCTTAAAGATATTAGCAGAAGTGTTACAAGAGAATTATCCCAGTGAGCATGAAGTCGTGATCTATGAGGCGGCAGTGTATTACCCAGTATGTCAGCCAGTGATTAATCCCATTCCCTTGGATTCTCTGCCGTTAGCCAAGGTGACAACGGTTTCTACCTTGTATGTACCGCCCCTGGGTCCGGCATCGGTGGATCAAGAGATGATGATACGCTTAGGGATGATTGAGGGTTAAGGGACAAAGGATAAAACTACAAATGACCAAGGACCAAGGACAAACCCCAAATGACCACCGACTGCTGGCGCAGCAGGGGGAAACGGCACGGCAACAGGGACAATATGAGCAGGCGATCGCCTATTTTACCGAGGCGATCGCCTTGAATCTTGATTATGCTTGGGCGATCGCCCACCGAGGAGAAACCTATTGTTTGATGAAACGATATTCTGAAGCCCTAGGGGATTTCAATCGGGCGGTGGAACTCAATCCGACGGCTTGGAATTATGCTCATCGTGGGGCAGTGTATCGAAAATTATATCGCTATGACGAGGCTTTAGGGGATTTCAATCAAGCGATCGCCCTCGAAGCGAACTATGCCTGGGCGATCGCCTATCGCTGCTTGATCTATGAACTGACCTATCGCTATGCTGAAGGATTGGGGGAATTTGACCGGGCGATCGCCCTCGAACCCAGCCTCTATCCCACTTGGCGCAGCAAGCGGGGGCTGATTTTGTATTATCAGAAAGAATATGCTGAGGCGATCGCCTGTTGTGACCAAGCATTGCAGCACGATCCCCAGGATCATCAAGCATTCTACTGTAAAGCAGTAGCCAAGGCACAGTGGCAGGGAGTTCTTGCTGCAAAAGAGGAAATTGAAGCGGCACAAATTGCCCTACAAGCTGCACTTGATACCCCAGAACGTGGTATTGTTCTCTATAGATTAGCTGGGCTGTCAGCTTTAATGGGTCAATCCGAGCAGGGGTTAAGCTATCTACAGGAGGCGATTCCTTTGGAAAGCGAAACGACTGAATTAGTGCAGCACGATCTAGTGTGGCGAGACTTACGGAATACCCCAGAGTTCAGAAAATTAATCGCTCAACAGGCAACAGGGAAAGTTATAAACTTTAACCCTCATCCTGATCGTACCCCTTAGCCGAGTTCGATAATCAACAGAGCAGCAAAATTGATGCTAAATCTGAATCGGTTTACACTCCCAGGGGTTTCATCCTCTAAAATCTAAACAGTTTTACAACCAATTGGGGTTTGTGACATGAGCAGTATCGCTGGCAATTCCAACAATACTTGGCAGTTTCTCCACGAGGCTGAAACATTACGCTTGATGGGACATTATGACCAAGCAATCCAGTGCTTTAAGCAAGCACTTTCCCAAAATTCTCAAAATCCGTGGGGGTTAGCACACAAAGCTGAAGCCCACTTTCAAAAAAGGCATTATTCTGAAGCCCTTGACTTTTTTAATCAAGCCATTAACTTAAGTCCCAATTACGCTTGGGCCTATGCCCATCGCGGTGAAACGCGGTTTCAGATGGGACGCTATGACCTGGCTTTAAGTGATTTGACTCGGGCAATTGAACTCAATCCGAGTTACGCTTGGGCAGTAGCTCACCGAGGTGCACTTTATCGCTATCAGGGGCAAAATGATAAAGCGGAAGCAGATTTTAGAAAAGCGATCGACCTCAATTCTAACTATGCTTGGGCTTGGGCTTATCTGAGTGTGGTCTGCGCCCTTCAAAATAAATATGAAGAGGCGTGGAATAGCTTGATTCAAGCACTGCGACTGGATCCAGAGCTTCCAGTTCAAACCACTGAATGGGCAAAAGCTCTTCGGGGCGGAATGGGCGAGGACATGGAATTTTCCTTAGAAGAAGAGACTCAATCACAGACTCAATCAGAGTAAAGAGGTTTTGAGAATGACAAACGTTTTAGAGTTATTGACCGACTTGGCCCTCGATCCGAGGCAGCAAGTGGCCTTTGAGCAGGATCCAGAAGCGGCGATTGCCCACCTCAATTTATCCGTCACCGAGCGAGGGACCCTCCTCACCGGCGATCGGCAGCAAATTGAGTCCTTGTTTGCAGGCGATCGCTTTCCGCTGGCAGTAATTGCAACGGATCCTGCCCCGGATCCATTACCCGATCCAGATCCACCGCCGTTTCCTGATACTCCTGGAGATTCAGACCCCTCGGAAACATAACTAGAAAAACTCTCACGGGACCGAAAGCAACTCTGTAGGAATACATAAATCTTGCTAGCAGTAGGAGTGTTTAAAGTGACGCTTCTACTGCTATTTCCCTATTTTGATTAGACTGAGTGACGGCACTATTACCAGTATAAAAGAATAAAATAATTGAAATATTAATCATTAATCTACGGGAAAAATTAGCAGTTTAGAGGAAACATGATGATACCCTTATTTAATGATAATTACAACATTCTCGAAAAAATTCACGAAACTAGCTCTTCGATTATCTATCGTGCCATTTCTAAGATTGAAAATTTTCCGGTGGTCTTGAAAATCCTCAAAGATGCGTATCCGTCTCCTCAAAAAATCGCCCAGTTCAAGCGAGAATATGAAATCACACAAACCCTACTGCATTATCACGGAATCATCGATACCTATGGCATTGGAAACCAGGATAATCGTTGGTTTATTTCATTAGAAGATTTTGGGGCAAAATCTTTGAAACAACTAGAAATAGCGGGAGATTTATCTCTTGATAATTTCCTCTATATTGGAATTAAAATTGCTAAAATTTTAAGTTATCTTCACCAAAATCATGTAATTCATAAAGATATTAATCCATCTAATATCCTTATGAATTCCACCACTCAGCAGATTAAAATCATTGATTTTGGCATTTCTACCGTCCTCTCTCGTGAAACCCCCACCTTTCGTAGTCCTAACTTATTGGAAGGAACTCTCGCCTATCTTTCTCCGGAACAAACTGGGCGGATGAATCGCAGCATAGACTATCGGACCGACTTCTACTCCCTCGGTGCCACCTTTTATGAACTCCTCACGGGAACTGTTCCTTTTTCAACCACCGATCCATTAGAGTTGGTGCATTCGCACATCGCCAAATCGCCGATGCCACCCCATCAGATGAACCCGGAAATTCCCGAGGCAATTTCGGATATCGTTCTGAAATTAATGGCTAAAAATGCTGAAGATCGCTATCAGTCTGCCTTGGGATTAAAAGCAGACTTAGAAGAATGTTTGCGCCAGTGGCAAACTTCCGGAAACATTATCGGGTTCCCCCTGGCTATCCAGGATATTTATGACCGACTCCAAATTCCTCAAAAACTTTACGGCAGAGAACGAGAAGTCTCACGACTCCTGGCTGCATTTGAGGAAGTGACTAGCCCAACCGAGAACCAACAAGCCATCCCGGCACTGATGCTAATTTCCGGATATTCTGGGATTGGTAAAACTGCCTTAGTTCAGGAAATTCATAAGCCCATAACCCGTGAAAAAGGTTATTTTATTTCGGGAAAATTTGACCAATTTCAACGCAACATTCCCTACGCCTCCCTGATCCAAGCCTTGCGGTCGTTAATTAAACAAATTTTGACAGAATCGGAGGAAAAAATTACCCAATGGAGAGAAAAACTTCTAACGGCTGTTGCTCCCAACGGCCAAGTGATTATTGAAGTTATCCCAGAATTTGAAGCCATAATCGGTACTCAAAATCCTGTTCCTCCACTCCCACCAGCCGAAGGGCAAAATCGCTTTAATCTAGTTTTTCAAAATTTTATCAAAGTCTTTACGCAGCCTGAACATCCCCTGGTAATTTTTTTAGACGATTTACAATGGGCGGATAGTGCTTCGTTACAACTG includes:
- a CDS encoding tetratricopeptide repeat protein, whose protein sequence is MSSIAGNSNNTWQFLHEAETLRLMGHYDQAIQCFKQALSQNSQNPWGLAHKAEAHFQKRHYSEALDFFNQAINLSPNYAWAYAHRGETRFQMGRYDLALSDLTRAIELNPSYAWAVAHRGALYRYQGQNDKAEADFRKAIDLNSNYAWAWAYLSVVCALQNKYEEAWNSLIQALRLDPELPVQTTEWAKALRGGMGEDMEFSLEEETQSQTQSE
- a CDS encoding tetratricopeptide repeat protein, which gives rise to MTKDQGQTPNDHRLLAQQGETARQQGQYEQAIAYFTEAIALNLDYAWAIAHRGETYCLMKRYSEALGDFNRAVELNPTAWNYAHRGAVYRKLYRYDEALGDFNQAIALEANYAWAIAYRCLIYELTYRYAEGLGEFDRAIALEPSLYPTWRSKRGLILYYQKEYAEAIACCDQALQHDPQDHQAFYCKAVAKAQWQGVLAAKEEIEAAQIALQAALDTPERGIVLYRLAGLSALMGQSEQGLSYLQEAIPLESETTELVQHDLVWRDLRNTPEFRKLIAQQATGKVINFNPHPDRTP
- a CDS encoding SAM-dependent methyltransferase, which codes for MQRGSLTIVGTGIQLGGHLTLAAQAWIKQADKLLFAVADPVTAKWLQSLNPTAEALPYNTDCDRRRQTYGKMVDRMMEAVRAGGNICAVFYGHPGVFADPAHGAIAQARREGYTALMLPGISAEDCLFADIGIDPGKGGCQSFEATDFLIRRRKFDPNSHLILWQVALIGNLGFYQEGSEQRGLKILAEVLQENYPSEHEVVIYEAAVYYPVCQPVINPIPLDSLPLAKVTTVSTLYVPPLGPASVDQEMMIRLGMIEG